Proteins from a single region of Ammospiza nelsoni isolate bAmmNel1 chromosome 28, bAmmNel1.pri, whole genome shotgun sequence:
- the NECTIN4 gene encoding nectin-4 yields the protein MEPRGMPGAPVLLLGFLLAVTGGGRVEVPRSVTAVLGQDVVLPCRYRAQEQEQVVQVTWLKRGGGAGAVPAEVAVLNPQHGEHVQEPFVGRVLRHGHGDLGDGAIVLRNAVQGDEGDYECHLITFPMGNFEGRLTLRVLVPPLPILNPGPPLEEGQGRTLAASCTAEGSPVPSVRWETEVRGTNATRRSAHARSASVTSEFFLVPGRSMNGKSLTCVVAHPGLRHEKRITHTLSVAYLSDASVLGHTAEWQEGMEGAALTCLGDGNPPPTFNWTRVDAPLPAGVRVKGDTLLFQRPLAVADAGDYVCRVSNRVAAKEARANVSIRGRATEDTVRRVDLVSASVVVVGVIAAVLLCVLVIVVVVMTLYHKRKTQRISEKYEEELTLTRENSIRRLHSSHSSDPRAQLEETLQLRTESRQGSLRGDSLRGDSLRGDSLRGDSLRGTSICSAMSEEPEGRSYSTLSTVREIETQTDVPVVVPAVPAVPPAPGGKEPKEEEEEGGGGGGDPIKAAMTHFVQENGMLQAKPSSNGIYINGRGHLV from the exons ATGGAGCCCCGCGGGATGCCCGGGGCGCCCGTGCTCCTGCTCGGCTTCCTGCTCGCCGTCACCG GCGGCGGCCGCGTGGAGGTGCCGCGCAGCGTGACGGCCGTGCTGGGCCAGGACGTGGTGCTGCCGTGCCGGTACCGGgcgcaggagcaggagcaggtggTGCAGGTGACGTGGCTGaagcgcggcggcggcgcgggcgcgGTGCCCGCCGAGGTGGCCGTGCTGAACCCGCAGCACGGCGAGCACGTGCAGGAGCCCTTCGTGGGCCGCGTGCTGCGCCACGGGCACGGCGACCTCGGCGACGGCGCCATCGTGCTGCGCAACGCCGTGCAGGGCGACGAGGGCGACTACGAGTGCCACCTGATCACCTTCCCCATGGGCAACTTCGAGGGGCGCCTCACGCTCAGGGTGCTCG TGCCACCGCTGCCCATCCTGAACCCGGGCCCGCCGCTGGAGGAGGGTCAGGGCCGGACGCTGGCGGCCTCGTGCACGGCCGAGGGCAGCCCGGTGCCATCGGTGCGCTGGGAGACTGAGGTGCGCGGCACCAACGCCACGCGGCGCTCGGCCCACGCGCGCTCCGCCTCCGTCACCAGCGAGTTCTTCCTGGTGCCCGGGCGCAGCATGAACGGCAAGAGCCTCACCTGCGTGGTGGCACACCCCGGCCTGCGCCACGAGAAGAGGATCACGCACACGCTCAGCGTCGCCT acCTGTCGGACGCGTCGGTGCTGGGCCACACGGCCGAgtggcaggaggggatggagggggcgGCGCTGACCTGCCTGGGGGACGGCAACCCCCCCCCGACCTTCAACTGGACACG GGTGGACGCGCCGCTGCCCGCGGGTGTCAGGGTCAAGGGGGACACGCTGCTGTTCCAGCGGCCGCTGGCCGTGGCCGACGCCGGTGACTACGTGTGCCGAGTGTCCAACCGGGTGGCCGCCAAGGAGGCCCGGGCCAACGTCAGCATCCGGGGACGTGCCacag AGGACACGGTGCGCCGCGTGGACCTGGTGTCGGCCTCGGTGGTGGTGGTCGGGGTCATCGCCGCCGTCCTGCTCTGCGTCCTCGTCATCGTCGTGGTGGTCATGACCCTGTACCACAAACGCAAAACACAGCGCATCTCCGAGAAATA cgAGGAGGAGCTGACGCTGACCCGGGAAAATTCCATCCGGAGGCTCCACTCCAGCCACAGCAGCGACCCCCGGGCACAG ctggaggAGACGCTGCAGCTGCGCACGGAGAGTCGGCAGGGCAGCCTGAGGGGGGACAGCCTGCGAGGGGACAGCCTGAGGGGGGACAGCCTGCGAGGGGACAGTCTGCGTGGCACCAGCATCTGCTCCGCCATG AGCGAGGAGCCCGAGGGCCGCAGTTACTCCACGCTCTCCACGGTGCGGGAGATCGAGACGCAGACCGACGTCCCCGTGGttgtccccgctgtccccgcggTGCCACCGGCGCCCGGCGGGAAGGAGcccaaggaggaggaggaggagggtggggGCGGCGGGGGGGACCCCATCAAGGCGGCCATGACGCACTTTGTGCAGGAGAACGGCATGCTGCAGGCCAAGCCCAGCTCCAACGGCATCTACATCAACGGCCGCGGCCACCTGGTGTGA